One window of the Camelina sativa cultivar DH55 chromosome 1, Cs, whole genome shotgun sequence genome contains the following:
- the LOC104701038 gene encoding uncharacterized protein LOC104701038, whose translation MFTKSTLLPFLLIIIFVSASQASRQLWDGGFSEMFGSKSGFHGFSGFSGTSGGSGGGFASGDVMNPTHTCSAQGPCSGKKLTCPEQCYKSTNVNKDGYKSTSRSGGCSFDCTTKCTASCSN comes from the coding sequence atgtTTACAAAGTCAACTCTTTTACCTTTTCTTCTAATAATCATCTTCGTCTCAGCATCTCAGGCTAGTCGTCAACTTTGGGATGGTGGATTCAGTGAGATGTTTGGATCCAAATCTGGGTTTCATGGGTTTTCTGGATTTTCGGGGACCTCTGGTGGTTCTGGAGGAGGATTCGCTTCTGGAGATGTGATGAATCCGACACATACCTGCTCGGCGCAAGGACCTTGTAGCGGTAAGAAGCTGACGTGTCCCGAGCAGTGCTACAAATCAACCAACGTTAACAAGGATGGTTATAAAAGCACCAGCCGCAGTGGAGGATGTTCATTTGACTGTACGACCAAGTGTACTGCGTCTTGTTCAAATTAA
- the LOC104701047 gene encoding GDSL esterase/lipase At2g19010-like — protein MVKGMSKAFWLVAAIVSSAATVVYGQQVPCFFIFGDSLSDNGNSNNLKSKAKVNYSPYGIDFPNGPTGRFTNGRTIPDIIDELSGFKDFIPSFAGSSPYQAQTGINYASGGGGLREETSQHLGGRISLRKQIQNHKRAIKKANVSSEKLQQCLYAINIGSNDYINNYFMSKPYTTKRRYTPKQFAYSLIIIYRSHLKNLHRLGARKVALFGLSQIGCTPKMMKSHSDGKSCSREVNEAVKIFNMNLDDLVMDFNKKVKGSKFTFVDLFSGGDPLAYTFLGFKVGHKGCCTVTPGDELCVPNKPVCSNRTAYVFWDDLHSSEATNMVVAKGSFDGLLTKPYSIAQLVKE, from the exons ATGGTTAAAGGAATGTCTAAAGCTTTTTGGTTAGTTGCGGCCATCGTGTCTTCGGCGGCTACGGTGGTCTATGGGCAACAAGTGCcgtgtttcttcatctttggtgaCTCACTTTCCGATAATGGCAACAGTAATAACTTGAAATCCAAGGCAAAAGTCAACTATTCACCATATGGTATTGACTTTCCAAATGGCCCGACCGGCCGGTTTACCAATGGCCGCACTATTCCGGATATTATCG ATGAACTATCGGGTTTTAAGGATTTCATACCGTCATTCGCCGGATCATCACCGTATCAAGCTCAGACCGGGATTAACTACGCTTCCGGTGGAGGTGGACTTCGTGAAGAAACTAGCCAACATTTG ggaggTAGAATCAGTctaagaaagcaaatacaaaatCACAAGAGGGCGATAAAGAAAGCAAATGTATCATCAGAAAAACTGCAACAATGTCTCTACGCAATCAACATCGGAAGCAACGATTACATCAACAATTACTTTATGTCAAAGCCGTACACCACTAAGCGACGCTACACTCCTAAACAATTTGCatattctcttattattatctACCGTTCTCACTTGAAG AATTTGCACCGTCTAGGAGCGAGGAAGGTGGCACTTTTCGGACTCAGTCAGATCGGGTGCACACCAAAGATGATGAAGTCCCACAGTGACGGTAAAAGCTGTTCCCGCGAAGTAAACGAAGCAGTGAAGATTTTTAATATGAACCTTGACGACCTTGTCATGGACTTTAATAAGAAGGTCAAAGGTTCAAAGTTTACTTTTGTTGATCTTTTCTCCGGTGGAGATCCCTTAGCCTACACTTTTCTAG GATttaaggttggacacaagggtTGTTGCACCGTAACCCCGGGGGATGAACTTTGTGTCCCCAACAAGCCAGTTTGTTCAAACAGGACTGCGTATGTCTTTTGGGATGATCTTCACAGCTCGGAAGCCACCAATATGGTAGTGGCAAAGGGTTCGTTCGACGGACTCCTAACTAAACCGTACAGCATCGCCCAACTTGTAAAGGAATAG